A part of Paenibacillus sp. IHBB 10380 genomic DNA contains:
- a CDS encoding alpha/beta hydrolase — protein MQQQSFTMINNQQMNIHVYEWLPENSMPIKGIVQIAHGMAETAKRYERLALVLTEIGYAVYAHDQRGHGQTASTVERLGDCGIDGFNGMVQDILDLNGVIEDKHEGLPHFLLGHSMGSFLTQRIMECHGELFSGYMLSGSNGPRSNLSLGKNLAHLLIRIQGVSHHSLLMNALIFGQYNRHISPSRTPFDWLSRDEKEVDKYINDPFCGEVCTARFFRDFFKLLQGIQKPSAYDSIPKHKPIYMFSGDDDPVGMYGKGVSRLHDIYCKLNIADVEFHLYPGGRHEMLNETNRDEVTADLVNWLEKHVQC, from the coding sequence CAACAACAATCATTTACGATGATCAATAATCAACAAATGAATATCCATGTATACGAATGGCTCCCAGAGAATTCTATGCCGATCAAGGGTATTGTTCAAATTGCTCATGGAATGGCAGAAACAGCGAAACGATACGAACGGCTAGCTCTCGTACTTACCGAGATAGGCTATGCAGTCTATGCTCATGACCAACGTGGTCATGGCCAAACTGCATCAACCGTCGAACGCTTGGGAGACTGTGGTATAGATGGATTCAATGGCATGGTACAAGACATTCTAGATCTTAACGGTGTTATAGAAGACAAACACGAGGGTCTTCCCCATTTTTTACTTGGTCACAGTATGGGGTCTTTTCTGACACAGCGTATTATGGAGTGCCATGGGGAATTATTCTCAGGTTATATGCTATCTGGAAGCAATGGTCCTCGTAGTAACCTATCACTGGGGAAAAATTTAGCTCATTTACTCATTAGAATACAAGGTGTATCTCATCATAGTTTACTTATGAACGCCCTCATATTTGGTCAATATAATCGCCACATATCTCCTTCTCGTACTCCATTTGATTGGTTATCTCGAGATGAGAAAGAGGTGGACAAGTACATTAATGACCCATTCTGTGGTGAGGTCTGTACGGCTAGATTCTTCCGTGATTTCTTCAAATTATTACAAGGGATTCAGAAACCCTCTGCCTATGATAGCATTCCAAAACATAAACCTATCTATATGTTTTCTGGCGATGACGACCCGGTTGGAATGTACGGAAAAGGTGTATCTCGCCTCCATGATATATACTGCAAACTAAATATTGCAGACGTTGAATTTCATTTATATCCAGGTGGACGACACGAGATGCTGAATGAAACCAATCGTGATGAAGTCACTGCTGATCTTGTAAATTGGCTAGAGAAGCATGTACAGTGTTGA
- a CDS encoding B12-binding domain-containing radical SAM protein: MKVVLSTLNAKYIHTSLAIRLLKAYSEKEFDIELAEYTIKDPVMNIVSDLYQRKPDVIGFSCYIWNIEETIKVIDIVKKVMPGVTVVVGGPEVSYDTSYWMDRVKNIDHIVMGDGEETFHHLLQTIAGDRKFHYVYGASYRKEEEIIINPSRPKSDLNTLPTPHRFAEDIPDLGKRIVYFETSRGCPFNCQFCLSSIEVGVRYYDIEHVKSDLLYLIDNGAKIIKFLDRTFNINRSYAMEMFEFLIENHGGCVFQFEITADIMRPEVLDYLAENAPPGVFRFEIGVQSTNDPTNELVKRRQNFTKLSRTVNTIKASGNIDQHLDLIAGLPEEDYDTFRKTFNDVFAMEPEELQLGFLKMLRGTGLRNDAEKYQYIYMENAPYEILSSHKLSFADIIHLKRLEDVLEKYWNAHRMDHTLKYLMKYEFQTPFDFFQDFGDYWEGQGWQKIGHQLEDLFTRLQSFLEYRGVQRMEIILGLMKLDYFMNHKYKPRKIWWDSRLSKEEWNAHLKMLIERPSEVSQEFAALGLQERDLQKHMVVDNLPFNLEEVIQSVVTGTELKGSDQQTLLIVLYQQDESQRPLYFTSTIASEVIQS; this comes from the coding sequence ATGAAAGTTGTACTGTCTACTTTAAACGCAAAATATATCCATACATCGCTGGCCATCCGTCTTTTGAAGGCTTATAGCGAGAAAGAGTTCGATATTGAATTGGCCGAATATACGATTAAAGATCCTGTGATGAATATTGTATCTGATCTGTATCAGAGAAAGCCCGATGTCATTGGGTTCTCCTGCTATATTTGGAATATCGAAGAGACCATTAAAGTTATTGATATCGTCAAAAAAGTGATGCCTGGAGTTACCGTTGTTGTAGGAGGACCTGAGGTTTCCTATGATACGAGTTATTGGATGGATCGAGTGAAGAATATTGATCATATCGTAATGGGCGATGGTGAGGAAACCTTTCATCATTTGCTACAGACCATTGCAGGGGATCGGAAATTCCATTATGTATATGGTGCTTCTTACCGCAAGGAAGAGGAAATTATCATCAATCCTTCTCGTCCTAAGAGCGACTTGAATACGCTACCTACGCCACACCGTTTCGCAGAAGATATTCCCGATCTAGGTAAACGTATTGTTTATTTCGAGACCAGTCGAGGTTGTCCTTTTAACTGCCAATTTTGCCTTTCCAGTATTGAGGTAGGAGTTCGTTATTACGATATTGAACATGTGAAATCTGATCTCCTTTACCTGATCGATAATGGGGCCAAAATTATTAAGTTTCTAGATCGCACATTTAACATCAATCGTAGTTATGCTATGGAAATGTTCGAGTTCCTCATTGAGAACCATGGGGGCTGTGTATTCCAGTTTGAGATTACAGCTGACATTATGCGGCCAGAGGTGCTAGATTATTTGGCTGAGAATGCTCCACCAGGGGTATTTCGTTTTGAGATTGGTGTTCAGTCTACGAATGATCCAACGAACGAATTAGTGAAGCGTCGTCAGAATTTCACGAAGTTGTCTAGAACAGTTAATACGATCAAAGCTAGTGGGAACATTGATCAACATCTTGATCTTATTGCAGGATTACCGGAAGAGGACTACGACACATTCCGTAAAACATTCAATGATGTATTTGCTATGGAACCAGAAGAATTACAGCTTGGTTTTCTCAAAATGCTTAGAGGAACAGGGCTTCGTAACGACGCAGAGAAATATCAATATATATATATGGAGAATGCCCCATATGAAATTCTAAGCAGTCATAAGCTTTCATTTGCCGATATAATCCATCTGAAGCGGCTCGAGGATGTTCTTGAGAAATATTGGAACGCTCATCGGATGGATCATACATTGAAGTATTTGATGAAGTATGAATTCCAGACACCATTTGACTTCTTCCAGGATTTCGGTGATTACTGGGAAGGACAAGGTTGGCAGAAGATTGGTCATCAGCTAGAAGATTTGTTTACCCGTCTTCAGTCATTCCTTGAGTATCGCGGTGTTCAGCGTATGGAAATAATTCTAGGGCTTATGAAGCTGGATTATTTCATGAATCACAAATACAAGCCACGTAAAATTTGGTGGGATTCAAGATTGTCTAAAGAGGAATGGAACGCTCACCTCAAGATGCTTATTGAGCGTCCAAGTGAAGTGTCGCAGGAATTTGCAGCTTTGGGACTTCAAGAACGTGATCTACAGAAACATATGGTTGTGGACAACCTTCCTTTCAATTTAGAGGAAGTGATTCAATCGGTGGTTACTGGTACTGAGCTTAAAGGATCAGATCAGCAGACGTTATTGATTGTTCTCTACCAACAAGATGAGAGTCAGCGTCCACTTTACTTTACTAGTACTATTGCTTCTGAAGTGATTCAGTCATAG
- the recQ gene encoding DNA helicase RecQ, whose product MTMDSMTIDKAQSYLQKYYGYPDFREGQRNIVSSLLSSTDTLGIMPTGGGKSICYQIPALMMPGLTIVVSPLISLMKDQVDALTTAGIAAAYINSTLSGKEVNERIRAARQGDLKLLYVAPERLELDWFRDEMANLPISCVAVDEAHCVSQWGHDFRTSYLSVSPFVEGLPQRPIVAAFTATATPEVMDDIVKLLRLREPQVFVTGLGRDNLAMSVLRGENKREFTMNYTAEHAHQSGIIYSATRKDVDDLYQRLQVAGIAAGRYHAGMSDTERANSQEAFLYDDIRVMVATNAFGMGIDKSNVRYVIHYNMPKNMEAYIQEAGRAGRDGEPSQCILLFSAQDIMTQKFLIEQNQQDSERKHNDYRKLQQMLDYCYTNRCLRSAMLDYFGEVHDGATCGICSSCTDERELVDMTVNAQKIFSCIHRMRERFGVSMVASVLKGSRNKKVLQYGFDSLSTYGAMSSMTEKEISEVINVMASDGYLSLSEGQYPVLKLQPLAAEVLKGQRQVMQRVARPARTTGGAASGSSRSRSRDQSPSAVNETIFEQLRLVRRELAGKEHVPSYIIFNDATLREMSVVCPQSESEMLNIKGVGEVKFRKYGKPFMDFFQAQNNGSYTEDDYE is encoded by the coding sequence ATGACAATGGATTCGATGACAATAGACAAAGCGCAGAGTTATCTGCAGAAATATTATGGTTATCCGGATTTCCGTGAAGGCCAAAGGAATATCGTATCCAGTCTACTTTCGAGCACAGATACGCTGGGCATTATGCCTACAGGTGGTGGTAAATCGATCTGTTATCAAATTCCTGCATTGATGATGCCAGGACTAACAATCGTCGTATCGCCACTGATTTCCTTAATGAAGGATCAGGTTGATGCATTGACGACAGCAGGGATCGCCGCTGCGTATATCAATAGCACACTTAGTGGCAAGGAAGTTAATGAGCGAATTCGAGCCGCTAGACAGGGAGATTTAAAGCTCTTATACGTCGCTCCAGAACGGCTAGAGCTGGACTGGTTTCGCGATGAGATGGCTAATCTTCCTATTTCCTGTGTTGCTGTCGATGAAGCACACTGCGTCTCACAATGGGGTCATGATTTTCGGACAAGTTATTTATCCGTTTCTCCATTTGTAGAGGGATTGCCACAGCGTCCGATTGTAGCTGCATTTACGGCAACAGCGACCCCAGAAGTCATGGATGACATAGTGAAGCTTCTACGCTTAAGAGAGCCGCAGGTATTTGTCACTGGACTTGGACGTGACAATTTGGCAATGTCCGTACTTAGAGGTGAGAACAAGCGGGAATTTACTATGAACTATACGGCTGAACATGCTCATCAGTCGGGTATCATCTACTCTGCTACACGTAAGGATGTAGACGATCTTTATCAGCGGCTACAGGTTGCTGGTATTGCAGCAGGTCGTTATCACGCTGGGATGAGTGATACAGAGCGTGCGAACAGTCAGGAAGCCTTTCTATATGATGATATACGGGTAATGGTTGCGACGAATGCCTTCGGTATGGGAATTGATAAGTCTAACGTCAGATATGTCATTCATTACAACATGCCCAAGAACATGGAAGCTTACATTCAGGAGGCTGGACGTGCAGGGCGTGACGGTGAACCGAGTCAATGTATTCTACTGTTTAGTGCGCAGGATATTATGACGCAGAAATTCTTGATTGAGCAGAATCAGCAGGATTCTGAGCGTAAGCACAACGATTATCGTAAGTTACAGCAGATGTTAGATTATTGCTATACCAATCGTTGTCTTCGGAGTGCGATGTTAGACTATTTTGGCGAAGTGCATGATGGAGCAACTTGTGGCATCTGTAGCTCTTGTACGGATGAGAGGGAACTCGTAGATATGACGGTGAATGCGCAAAAAATATTCTCATGTATTCACCGTATGCGTGAACGTTTCGGGGTATCCATGGTAGCTTCAGTTCTTAAAGGATCACGTAACAAAAAAGTGTTACAATATGGGTTTGACAGCCTATCTACCTATGGTGCGATGTCGAGCATGACTGAAAAGGAAATTTCAGAAGTTATCAATGTGATGGCATCTGATGGATACTTATCTCTATCAGAAGGGCAATATCCCGTTCTTAAATTACAGCCGCTGGCTGCTGAAGTGCTGAAGGGTCAACGTCAAGTGATGCAGAGGGTCGCTAGACCGGCACGTACAACAGGTGGCGCTGCTAGTGGAAGTAGCCGTTCGCGCAGTCGTGATCAATCCCCATCTGCTGTCAATGAAACGATATTCGAGCAATTACGTCTTGTTCGACGTGAGCTTGCAGGTAAAGAGCATGTGCCTTCCTATATTATCTTTAATGATGCTACTCTTCGTGAGATGAGTGTGGTATGTCCACAGTCTGAAAGTGAAATGCTTAATATCAAAGGCGTGGGTGAAGTGAAGTTCCGTAAATATGGGAAACCATTCATGGATTTCTTTCAAGCTCAGAATAATGGAAGCTACACAGAGGATGACTATGAATAA
- a CDS encoding RluA family pseudouridine synthase, producing the protein MKNNQRPSQGHQSYNKPNSPKRKTSEGKQVSKHPQTNRTKTQTPNKQYTVKEQAELLSFLLSHVSGVGRNSIKSMLARGQILVNDKAVTAFNYPLQPGHTVTISKDRIVEETPLFGLRIMYEDDDIIVINKESGLLSIASPQENEVTAYRQLTTYVREKNPNHRIFVVHRLDRDTSGVMMFAKSEEIQQKLQNSWQDMVKERTYVALVEGKIKRPTGTIKSWLKENSTFKMYSSIHPNEGQLAITHYKVVQSNSHFSLLEVNLETGRKNQIRVHMQDIGHSVVGDKKYGAKTKAIGRLGLHAQVLAFEHPTKGEVMTFKTDTPKPFLRTSAPVETT; encoded by the coding sequence ATGAAGAATAATCAGCGTCCTAGCCAAGGACATCAATCATATAACAAACCTAATTCACCGAAACGAAAAACAAGTGAAGGCAAGCAAGTGAGTAAACATCCACAGACGAACCGTACTAAAACTCAAACACCTAATAAACAATATACGGTTAAGGAACAGGCTGAACTATTGTCCTTCTTACTGAGCCATGTGTCTGGTGTCGGCCGTAATTCCATTAAATCTATGCTTGCCCGTGGGCAAATACTGGTTAATGACAAAGCCGTGACTGCATTTAATTACCCGCTTCAACCAGGCCACACTGTAACTATCTCCAAAGATAGAATTGTTGAAGAAACACCTCTTTTTGGACTTCGTATCATGTATGAGGATGACGACATCATCGTCATTAATAAGGAGTCTGGGCTACTATCTATTGCATCTCCTCAGGAGAATGAAGTGACAGCCTATCGACAGTTAACAACCTATGTACGTGAGAAGAATCCGAACCATCGTATATTTGTGGTGCATCGTCTTGACCGTGATACCTCTGGTGTGATGATGTTCGCTAAGAGTGAGGAGATCCAGCAGAAGTTGCAAAACTCGTGGCAGGACATGGTCAAAGAACGGACCTACGTTGCTCTAGTCGAAGGCAAGATCAAAAGACCAACAGGAACGATTAAATCATGGTTGAAGGAAAATAGTACATTCAAAATGTATTCGAGTATTCATCCGAACGAGGGGCAATTAGCAATTACACATTACAAAGTAGTTCAGTCGAATAGCCATTTCTCATTACTTGAAGTGAATCTCGAAACAGGACGTAAGAATCAGATTCGTGTCCATATGCAGGATATTGGCCATTCTGTTGTAGGTGATAAGAAATATGGTGCCAAAACTAAAGCCATTGGCAGACTCGGACTACATGCGCAAGTGTTAGCGTTCGAACATCCTACCAAAGGTGAAGTCATGACCTTCAAAACGGATACTCCTAAACCTTTCTTACGTACCAGCGCCCCTGTAGAAACAACATAG
- a CDS encoding SemiSWEET family sugar transporter: protein MIYALMQLLGGIILSFGWVPQIIQIVRTKSVQDLNKKTFILLFVGISLMEVYGVHLALDGVGYAFLVTNTLSLCLIMLILSLVWKYR, encoded by the coding sequence ATGATCTATGCTTTGATGCAGCTACTTGGGGGAATCATTCTATCCTTTGGCTGGGTGCCCCAAATTATACAGATTGTCAGAACAAAGTCCGTTCAAGATTTAAATAAGAAGACGTTTATTTTATTGTTTGTGGGGATCAGCTTAATGGAGGTATATGGGGTGCACTTAGCATTAGATGGTGTAGGATACGCCTTCCTCGTTACAAATACACTGTCTTTATGCTTGATCATGCTTATCTTATCCCTCGTTTGGAAATACAGATAA
- a CDS encoding rhodanese-like domain-containing protein yields MNEMPIHEWEPSEVQEKLAQGEIRIIDVREDEEWESGHISEAKHIPLGTLPERYKELNLDQRTVIVCRSGARSGRACEYLAELGYEVINMTGGMLNWQGDVQYGK; encoded by the coding sequence ATGAACGAGATGCCAATTCATGAATGGGAACCATCAGAGGTCCAAGAAAAGCTTGCCCAAGGTGAGATCAGAATCATTGATGTTCGTGAAGATGAGGAGTGGGAATCAGGACATATTTCTGAGGCTAAGCACATTCCGTTAGGGACACTTCCTGAGCGTTATAAGGAGCTTAATCTGGATCAGCGTACAGTCATTGTGTGCAGAAGTGGAGCACGTAGTGGAAGAGCCTGTGAATACCTCGCTGAGCTTGGGTATGAAGTGATTAATATGACTGGCGGTATGTTAAATTGGCAAGGCGATGTCCAATACGGTAAATAA
- the odhB gene encoding 2-oxoglutarate dehydrogenase complex dihydrolipoyllysine-residue succinyltransferase — translation MNEIIVPAMGESITEGTIFKWHVEEGNSVNQGDVLLELETDKVNLEISAEHDGVVEKILRQEGDTVQIGEVIGRIQSGGEASNTSVKSMPVETKENQLAQQQTAPPVESSPSRSNPANREEASSTDNGTFLAASPSARKLARERGIDLEQVQDRDTKGRIYQENVRNFSEKSAEAFKATVGAQGSKAAPAAKAPATSPSASVTGGDKPSERQRMSRRRVTIAKRLVEAQRTAAMLTTFNEVDMTAILDLRKRRKQAFQEKHDVSLGFMSFFTKAVVGALKAFPLLNAEIDGEDIIVKKYFDIGIAVSAKEGLVVPVVRDADRLGFADIEKQIVDLAGKARNNSLAISELQGGTFTITNGGVFGSLLSTPILNTPQVGILGMHKIQLRPIAIDQERMENRPMMYIALSYDHRIVDGSEAVRFLVAIKEMLEDPESLLLEG, via the coding sequence TTGAATGAAATTATAGTACCTGCAATGGGTGAGTCTATCACTGAGGGAACGATTTTTAAATGGCATGTAGAGGAAGGTAATTCGGTTAACCAAGGAGATGTACTCCTTGAGCTTGAAACGGATAAAGTTAATCTTGAAATTAGTGCTGAACATGACGGTGTCGTTGAGAAAATTCTCAGACAAGAAGGAGACACAGTTCAGATCGGTGAAGTTATTGGTAGAATTCAATCGGGTGGCGAAGCATCTAATACATCTGTGAAAAGTATGCCTGTGGAGACTAAGGAGAACCAACTGGCTCAACAGCAGACTGCTCCACCTGTGGAAAGCTCGCCGTCTCGGAGTAACCCAGCGAATCGAGAAGAAGCTTCTTCAACTGATAATGGAACCTTCTTAGCAGCTTCACCTTCCGCTAGAAAGTTAGCTAGAGAACGAGGCATTGATCTGGAACAAGTTCAGGATCGGGATACTAAGGGGCGGATTTATCAAGAGAATGTTCGTAATTTCTCTGAGAAGTCAGCTGAAGCGTTTAAGGCTACAGTGGGTGCACAAGGAAGTAAGGCAGCACCTGCAGCTAAGGCACCTGCTACCTCACCATCAGCAAGTGTGACGGGTGGCGATAAGCCATCGGAGAGACAACGGATGTCTCGGCGTCGTGTGACGATTGCGAAGCGTCTGGTAGAAGCTCAAAGAACGGCAGCGATGCTCACTACATTTAATGAAGTGGACATGACGGCCATACTTGACCTTCGGAAGCGTCGTAAGCAAGCTTTCCAAGAGAAACATGATGTAAGTCTTGGCTTTATGTCTTTTTTTACGAAGGCTGTTGTAGGAGCACTCAAAGCATTCCCGCTTCTTAACGCTGAAATTGATGGGGAAGATATTATTGTTAAGAAATATTTTGACATAGGGATTGCAGTATCTGCGAAGGAAGGTTTGGTAGTTCCTGTAGTTCGTGATGCAGATCGTCTAGGATTTGCTGACATCGAGAAGCAAATCGTTGATCTGGCAGGTAAGGCACGTAACAATTCACTTGCTATCTCTGAACTGCAAGGGGGAACTTTCACTATTACTAACGGTGGTGTGTTCGGTTCTCTGTTATCTACCCCTATTCTTAATACCCCTCAAGTGGGCATTCTAGGGATGCACAAAATTCAACTACGTCCGATTGCTATCGATCAAGAAAGAATGGAAAATCGTCCTATGATGTATATTGCACTTTCTTATGATCATCGTATTGTAGACGGTAGCGAGGCAGTACGTTTCTTGGTCGCAATCAAAGAAATGTTGGAAGATCCAGAATCGTTATTGTTAGAAGGTTAA
- a CDS encoding 2-oxoglutarate dehydrogenase E1 component, with product MITNEHNTSDPWQTYYGPNLGYVQEQYERYMNDPESVDETFVHLFSLWGAPPSIADLEPTSKVPAERISWDRNLLKKGVDAGKLVWNIRTYGHLAADIDPLGLIPASDTRLLEPEQYNLTREDLKAFPSSLIWEFAPTDVLTGWDAILRLRQLYTGTIAYEFSHVHEEEERNWLNNQAEAASTSYSLTSEERSALLERLYEVEQFEEFLHRTFVGQKRFSIEGNDVLVPMLDEMIHAMIVGGAKHILMGMAHRGRLNVLAHVLGKPYNKIFSEFHHSPNKKLIPSEGSTGINYGWTGDVKYHLGAKRLMKEGNELEARITLANNPSHLEFVNPVVEGFARAAQEDRGQPGYPQQDVNKAATVLIHGDAAFPGEGIVAETLNFTKLPGYQNGGTIHIIVNNNLGFTTESKDSRSTHYASDLAKGYEIPIVHVNADDPEACIAAMRLASDYRNRFKKDFVIDLVGYRRYGHNETDDPETTQPLTYHKVKNHQRVSNLYASKLQSEGYLSEDQAEQLKQGVIDRLKTAYDEIKNNEAQEAKHQSYAVLVPSEEKKVATAVPLNKLREINKGLLQRPVGFNVYPKLQRILERRETALNEGEKVDWGLAETLAFATILADGKPIRISGQDAERATFAHRNLVLHDPTSGATYCPLHLLPEAKASFAIHNSPLSEASVLGFEYGYNVYSPETLVIWEAQYGDFSNCAQVIMDQFISAGRTKWTQKSSLVMLLPHGYEGQGPEHSSARLERFLQLAGEDNWTVANLTSASQYFHLLRRQAAFTETEQARPLVIMSPKSLIRNPRVASSATDFSTGSFQPVVEQSGLASRPELVERLILCSGKIAVELEEALDQGENKRPEWLHVARVEQLYPFPDHELKGILSRFPHLKEIVWAQEEPKNMGAWRYIEPRIREIAKEGIPITYNGRPERASTASGYQKVHAYEQQQIISSALRPIISNTNISMRR from the coding sequence ATGATAACCAATGAGCATAACACAAGCGACCCCTGGCAGACGTATTACGGTCCCAATCTAGGTTACGTACAAGAACAATATGAACGGTACATGAATGATCCAGAGTCTGTGGATGAGACATTTGTACACTTATTCAGTTTATGGGGAGCTCCTCCTAGTATTGCTGATTTGGAGCCGACATCTAAAGTGCCTGCAGAAAGAATTTCATGGGATCGGAATTTGTTGAAGAAAGGGGTAGACGCTGGCAAGCTCGTGTGGAACATTCGAACATATGGACATCTAGCGGCAGACATCGATCCACTCGGTCTTATACCCGCTTCCGATACAAGATTGCTTGAACCTGAGCAATATAATCTTACAAGAGAAGATTTAAAAGCGTTTCCATCTTCCTTAATATGGGAGTTTGCGCCAACTGATGTATTGACTGGATGGGATGCGATTCTTCGCTTACGCCAGTTATATACGGGTACCATTGCCTATGAATTCAGTCATGTACATGAAGAAGAAGAACGGAACTGGTTGAATAATCAAGCAGAAGCTGCGTCTACTTCATATTCTTTAACTTCTGAGGAGCGTTCTGCGCTGCTTGAGCGGTTGTATGAAGTGGAACAATTCGAAGAATTTCTACATCGTACCTTTGTTGGACAGAAACGTTTCTCTATTGAAGGAAACGATGTACTTGTTCCTATGCTTGATGAGATGATCCATGCCATGATTGTCGGCGGTGCTAAACATATCTTGATGGGTATGGCACACCGCGGACGTTTGAATGTATTAGCTCATGTGTTAGGCAAACCATATAATAAAATTTTCTCTGAATTTCATCATTCTCCGAATAAGAAGTTAATTCCATCCGAAGGTTCAACAGGTATTAATTATGGTTGGACTGGCGATGTGAAGTATCATCTAGGAGCTAAGCGTTTGATGAAGGAAGGAAATGAGCTAGAGGCACGGATCACTTTAGCCAACAATCCAAGTCACTTGGAATTTGTGAATCCTGTCGTTGAGGGATTTGCACGGGCAGCACAAGAAGATCGGGGACAACCGGGTTATCCGCAACAGGATGTGAATAAAGCAGCGACCGTTCTTATTCATGGTGATGCAGCTTTCCCTGGAGAAGGAATTGTAGCCGAAACCTTAAATTTTACGAAGCTACCAGGATATCAGAATGGTGGTACGATTCATATTATTGTGAATAATAATCTCGGTTTTACTACCGAAAGTAAGGATTCACGTTCAACACATTACGCAAGTGATTTAGCCAAAGGATATGAAATTCCAATCGTGCACGTTAATGCAGATGATCCTGAAGCATGTATTGCCGCCATGCGTTTGGCAAGTGACTATCGCAATCGTTTCAAAAAAGACTTCGTGATAGATCTTGTAGGGTATCGCAGATATGGTCATAACGAAACAGATGATCCAGAAACTACACAACCTTTAACGTATCATAAAGTGAAGAATCATCAGCGTGTAAGTAACCTATATGCATCTAAACTTCAATCAGAAGGCTATTTGAGTGAAGACCAAGCTGAACAATTGAAGCAGGGCGTTATAGATCGTTTGAAGACTGCTTATGATGAAATTAAGAATAATGAAGCTCAAGAAGCAAAGCATCAGTCATATGCTGTGTTAGTGCCTTCGGAGGAAAAAAAGGTAGCTACAGCTGTGCCACTCAATAAATTACGTGAGATTAACAAGGGATTACTACAGCGTCCGGTGGGTTTCAACGTATATCCGAAGCTACAGCGTATTCTAGAGCGCCGTGAAACGGCTCTAAATGAGGGTGAAAAAGTAGATTGGGGACTCGCAGAGACGTTAGCATTTGCCACAATATTGGCAGATGGCAAACCGATTCGTATTAGTGGTCAGGATGCAGAACGGGCGACCTTTGCTCATCGTAATCTAGTACTACATGATCCGACTTCAGGTGCAACTTACTGTCCGCTTCATTTACTTCCAGAAGCGAAAGCTTCATTTGCTATTCATAACAGTCCACTCTCAGAAGCTTCTGTATTAGGTTTTGAGTATGGATACAATGTATATTCACCTGAGACGTTAGTGATCTGGGAAGCCCAGTATGGAGATTTCTCCAACTGTGCCCAAGTGATCATGGATCAGTTCATATCTGCTGGACGTACGAAATGGACACAGAAATCAAGCTTAGTTATGTTACTGCCGCACGGATATGAAGGACAAGGTCCAGAGCATTCAAGTGCAAGATTAGAACGGTTCCTACAACTGGCGGGAGAGGATAACTGGACAGTAGCTAATCTGACTAGCGCCTCACAGTATTTCCATTTGCTGCGTCGTCAAGCAGCATTTACCGAGACGGAACAAGCTCGTCCATTAGTTATTATGTCTCCTAAGAGTCTCATTCGTAATCCAAGAGTAGCTTCATCAGCTACTGACTTCAGCACAGGGTCCTTTCAACCTGTCGTTGAGCAGTCAGGACTTGCTAGCAGACCTGAGTTAGTAGAAAGATTAATTTTATGTTCAGGTAAAATAGCTGTTGAGTTGGAAGAAGCATTGGATCAAGGTGAGAATAAGCGTCCAGAGTGGCTACATGTTGCGAGAGTTGAACAGCTCTATCCATTCCCAGATCATGAGCTCAAAGGCATACTTAGTAGATTTCCACATTTGAAAGAAATTGTGTGGGCTCAAGAAGAACCTAAAAATATGGGAGCTTGGCGTTATATTGAGCCGCGTATTCGTGAAATTGCTAAAGAAGGAATACCTATTACGTATAATGGTCGGCCAGAACGAGCAAGTACGGCGAGTGGTTATCAAAAGGTTCATGCCTATGAACAGCAACAGATTATTTCATCGGCACTCCGTCCTATCATATCTAATACCAATATTTCCATGAGGAGGTAG